The following coding sequences lie in one Apium graveolens cultivar Ventura chromosome 3, ASM990537v1, whole genome shotgun sequence genomic window:
- the LOC141711664 gene encoding tubby-like F-box protein 7 yields MSMSSSSSSKKSFLSRRFTISKSLRDFRFSQPVHSTNDRRDEDRRTGGDSSESLDLAASNGVSWSTMLPELLGEIIRRLEDSEDRWPQRRNVVVCGCVCKRWRDVTKEIVTTPLQSGKITFPSCLKQPAPRELPLQCLIKRNKKNGIFYLSLALTPSFTDKGKFLLAARRYRHGANTEYIISLDADDLSQGSNAYVGKLSSDFLGTNFTLYDSKPPHIGAKPSSSRGGRRFASKQISPQVPAGNFEVGQISYKFNLLKSRGPRRMICSLTCPSSDGTAAQRPEDDYRIKMPDSVAVGQTALRNKAPRWHEHLQCWCLNFHGRVTVASVKNFQLVATLDQSQPGGKGDEETVLLQFGKVGDDTFTMDYRQPLSAFQAFAICLTSFGTKLACE; encoded by the exons ATGTCGATGTCATCGTCCTCGTCGTCGAAAAAATCGTTTCTTTCGCGGCGTTTCACGATCTCGAAATCGCTGCGAGATTTCAGATTCTCGCAGCCGGTGCACAGTACGAACGATCGCCGTGACGAGGATCGCCGGACCGGCGGCGATTCGTCGGAAAGCTTAGATCTTGCGGCGTCGAATGGAGTTTCGTGGTCGACAATGTTGCCGGAGCTGCTGGGAGAGATTATTCGAAGATTAGAAGATAGCGAAGATCGCTGGCCGCAACGACGAAACGTCGTCGTTTGTGGCTGCGTTTGCAAGAGGTGGAGAGATGTTACTAAGGAGATTGTTACGACGCCGTTGCAAAGTGGAAAGATCACTTTCCCTTCTTGTCTCAAACAg CCTGCTCCCCGGGAACTTCCTTTGCAGTGTCTTATAAAAAGAAACAAGAAAAATGGGATATTCTACCTTTCACTCGCCCTTACCCCTT CATTTACGGATAAGGGAAAGTTTCTATTGGCAGCGCGTAGGTACAGGCACGGAGCTAACACAGAGTACATTATATCTCTTGATGCTGATGACCTATCCCAAGGAAGCAACGCATACGTTGGTAAATTAAG TTCGGATTTTCTTGGAACCAATTTCACTCTCTATGATAGCAAGCCTCCGCACATTGGTGCAAAGCCATCAAGCAGTAGAGGTGGCCGTCGTTTTGCAAGCAAGCAAATAAGTCCCCAAGTTCCTGCAGGGAACTTTGAGGTCGGACAGATCTCGTACAAGTTTAATTTATTGAAATCAAGAGGTCCTAGGAGGATGATATGTTCACTCACATGCCCATCGTCAGATGGAACTGCGGCTCAGAGACCCGAGGATGATTATAGAATAAAGATGCCAGATTCTGTTGCTGTTGGACAAACAGCTTTAAGGAATAAAGCTCCAAGGTGGCATGAGCACTTGCAATGCTGGTGTTTAAATTTCCATGGTCGGGTGACAGTTGCATCAGTAAAGAACTTTCAACTAGTTGCAACATTAGATCAAAGCCAGCCAGGAGGAAAAGGTGATGAGGAAACTGTTCTCCTTCAATTTGGAAAAGTAGGTGATGATACCTTTACGATGGATTACAGGCAGCCATTATCAGCGTTTCAAGCATTTGCCATTTGCCTAACCAGTTTCGGTACAAAGTTGGCATGCGAATAA